The Syntrophorhabdaceae bacterium DNA window CGTGTAAAGAAGACTGTCCTCTTCTATCGCCACTTTTTCATCGAAATCATTGAGGGAGTAAAAGCGGTCGAACTCGCCGGCGAGAAAATGGGCGATTTCAAGATATTTTCCCCTGTTCCCGGTGGCAATAATAAGGCTTTTCATATGCGGAGCGTGGATGCCGGGCAAGCCATGGCTAAGCCTATGCAGGAAACAGGGGGCCCAGGACCTGCTTCTGGATCCGCGTGATCTCGTGTATGCCTTTATATGCGTACTGGTACATGGTGTCGAATTGCTCTTTCGTGAAAGGGGATTTCTCGGCCGTCCCCTGGACTTCGATGAGGAGGCCTTTTCCCGTCATCACGAAATTCATGTCCACTTCGGCCTTCGAATCCTCTTCATAGGAAAGGTCAAGGACCACCTCTCCATGCACGAGCCCCACGCTGATGGCCGCCATCGAATCCCTGAGAGGGACCTTATCGACCACGCCCCTTCTCTTCATGTTCCAGAGGGCATCCACAAGGGCCACATAGGCGCCCGTGATGCTCGCGGTTCGCGTGCCGCCGTCGGCCTGGATTACGTCACAATCGATCCAGATGGTTTTCTCGCCGAGGGCATCGAGGTTCACGATTGCCCTCAATACCCTGCCGATCAGTCTTTGAATCTCGTGAGTCCTGCCGCCCACTCTCCCCTGGACCGCTTCCCTGGAGGACCTTGTGTGGGTTGCCCGGGGGAGCATGGAATACTCGGCGGTAAGCCACCCCCTGCCCGAGTTCCTGAGG harbors:
- the rph gene encoding ribonuclease PH, whose product is LRNSGRGWLTAEYSMLPRATHTRSSREAVQGRVGGRTHEIQRLIGRVLRAIVNLDALGEKTIWIDCDVIQADGGTRTASITGAYVALVDALWNMKRRGVVDKVPLRDSMAAISVGLVHGEVVLDLSYEEDSKAEVDMNFVMTGKGLLIEVQGTAEKSPFTKEQFDTMYQYAYKGIHEITRIQKQVLGPLFPA